In Cyanobacteriota bacterium, the sequence GAGTGACTCAGTAACAACGTAGCCGCTACTGTACTTTAATGTTTCACACTTAATTTCACCAGGAGACCACCCATGCAAGTCAAAACAGTTTGGCAACACGGTAGTTCCAACCCGGATAACGCTGCTAATTTTGCAAAAATCAGTGCGTGGTGGTCAGGGCTACATGGCAAAGAAGTGACTTGGCGACAGCGGATTGTGCCCCAGCTTTCACCACCAGAACAAGCTGCTTGGGAGCCGCCTCAGCGTTTTGACGAAGTATTTGTAATCAGTAATCCGCAAGTTCGCGGCATCACCCTATTCTGGTCTACCCCAGATAAGCCTGAGGAAAAAAGCACAACCCCCAGCAAGCTAGAACTACACGGTGACAGTCGCTTATACATCTATCTGCAATCCCAAAAGGATGTTGTGATTCAGGTAGCCATCCCTGAAGTAAAGTATGATGTCATCTCACTAACTAATCCGGCTGTGCAGTGTATTCCAGCCGGTGCTGGGTGCATTTTGGTGTTTAAAGATAATACTAGTCTGGTTGAAACGCGGATTGCGCTGACCGCTGACGCACTAGCACTGCTGAAGCAACAACTTCCGTAACATCTCCTGTAACATTTGTGAATTTCGCGGTTACACTGAGAAGTTATTGCGTTAGTGAGTTGTCCAGCTATCCTGGAGGCAACCAGTTTTTACAAGCTCATGAAAGACGAAGCATTTGGCATTGTTCCTGTTCACCGACATCCAGAGGGCGATCGGTTTCTGCTCATTCAGCACAACGCTGGACACTGGGGATTCCCCAAGGGACATGCCGAGGCGGGGGAGTCGCCGCTGCAAGCCGCTTGCCGCGAGTTTACGGAAGAAACGGGCATTCAAATGTTTACGGTCATTGACGATGTGTCCTTTACAGAACATTATGTCTTTCAAAAGGATGGTCAAAAAATCGCCAAGACAGTTATCTATTTCCCAGCATGGGTGCAAACGACGGAGGTGCATCACCAGGAAGCAGAAATTAAAAACTATGCCTGGGCCAGTTTTGACCAAGCAATGGCGCTGATTACGTTTCCGGCAGCGAGACAGGTTTTGCATGAAGCCCAGACATACTTGCAGACCAAGCAAGGCAACATAGATAAGCGGAAGCAGCATT encodes:
- a CDS encoding NUDIX domain-containing protein, translating into MKDEAFGIVPVHRHPEGDRFLLIQHNAGHWGFPKGHAEAGESPLQAACREFTEETGIQMFTVIDDVSFTEHYVFQKDGQKIAKTVIYFPAWVQTTEVHHQEAEIKNYAWASFDQAMALITFPAARQVLHEAQTYLQTKQGNIDKRKQH